The following proteins are co-located in the Mesorhizobium sp. M1E.F.Ca.ET.045.02.1.1 genome:
- a CDS encoding HAMP domain-containing sensor histidine kinase: MALSLPAIMKTTAARLSALYFLLFALCAVLLVFYMTSLSASMLTGQTKDTINDEVLGLARAYQRGGLPVLVRVVEARSRQPGANLYLIADANGQILTGNVQSLEPGVIETEGWTTEPFSYQRFGEGELDRLRSGDQTAPSTGTSGAQSEGEKGHNAIALVLRLPNQMIMLVGRDLGEPERFRAVIRRSLMLALGMMGLGGLLVWFFVGRSALKRIDSVSDASRRIMGGDLSGRLPVTGAGDEFDRLSENLNTMLARIARLNEGLKQVSDNIAHDLKTPLTRLRNRAEATLAGKRKTTDYRQALESTIAESDQLIKTFNAILMISRLEAGYSSETTSPVDLAATVSDVVELYEPVAEEAGVALEATVPEAVTINGNRELIGQALSNIVDNAIKYSTGATDAPKVRVALERAGGEVKLVVSDNGHGIPDDADRARATERFVRLEKSRSQPGSGLGLSLAKAIMTFHNGRLDLLPANPGLSVVMSFPAREAH; the protein is encoded by the coding sequence ATGGCTCTCTCCCTGCCGGCCATCATGAAGACGACGGCGGCCCGGCTTTCGGCGCTTTACTTCCTGCTTTTCGCGCTCTGCGCCGTGCTGCTGGTCTTCTACATGACCTCGCTGTCGGCGAGCATGCTGACCGGGCAGACCAAGGATACCATCAACGACGAGGTGCTGGGCCTCGCTCGCGCCTACCAGCGCGGCGGCCTGCCGGTGCTGGTGCGCGTGGTCGAGGCGCGCTCCCGCCAGCCCGGCGCCAATCTCTACCTGATCGCCGACGCCAACGGCCAGATCCTGACCGGCAACGTGCAGAGCCTGGAGCCGGGGGTCATCGAGACCGAGGGCTGGACCACCGAACCCTTTTCCTACCAGCGCTTCGGTGAGGGCGAACTCGACCGACTGCGCAGTGGAGACCAGACCGCGCCTTCGACCGGTACAAGCGGCGCGCAATCCGAGGGCGAGAAGGGCCATAACGCCATCGCGCTGGTGCTGAGACTCCCCAACCAGATGATCATGCTGGTCGGCCGCGACCTCGGCGAGCCCGAGCGCTTCCGCGCCGTCATCCGCCGCTCGCTGATGCTGGCGCTGGGGATGATGGGCCTCGGCGGACTCTTGGTCTGGTTCTTTGTCGGGCGCTCGGCGCTGAAGCGCATCGACAGCGTCTCCGACGCCAGCCGCCGCATCATGGGCGGCGACCTCAGCGGACGGCTGCCGGTGACCGGTGCCGGCGACGAGTTCGACCGCCTGTCGGAAAACCTCAACACGATGCTCGCCCGCATCGCGAGGCTGAACGAGGGGCTGAAGCAGGTCTCCGACAACATCGCCCATGACCTAAAGACGCCGCTGACCAGACTGCGCAACCGCGCTGAGGCCACACTTGCCGGCAAGCGCAAGACGACCGACTACCGTCAGGCGCTGGAGAGCACGATCGCCGAGTCAGACCAGCTCATCAAGACGTTCAACGCGATCCTGATGATCTCGCGGCTGGAGGCCGGCTATTCCTCCGAGACGACCAGTCCGGTCGACCTCGCCGCCACCGTGAGCGACGTCGTCGAGCTCTACGAGCCAGTCGCGGAGGAGGCGGGCGTTGCGTTGGAAGCCACCGTGCCGGAAGCCGTCACCATCAACGGCAACCGCGAGCTGATCGGCCAGGCGCTGTCGAACATCGTCGACAACGCGATCAAATACTCGACCGGCGCCACCGACGCGCCGAAAGTGCGCGTCGCGCTGGAGCGCGCCGGCGGCGAGGTCAAGCTCGTCGTCTCCGACAATGGCCATGGCATCCCCGACGATGCCGACCGCGCCAGGGCCACTGAGCGTTTCGTGCGGCTGGAAAAGAGCCGCTCGCAGCCGGGCTCGGGCCTGGGCCTCAGCCTCGCCAAGGCGATCATGACTTTCCACAACGGCAGGCTTGATCTTTTGCCCGCCAATCCTGGATTGTCCGTAGTCATGAGTTTCCCGGCGCGGGAGGCGCATTGA
- a CDS encoding response regulator transcription factor, with product MKILVMEDDREAADYMQKAFAEAGHTAHVAGDGETGFALADAGDYDVMVVDRMMPRRDGLSVIAALRSRGNTTPVLILSALGEVDDRVTGLRAGGDDYLTKPYAFSELLARVEVLNRRASARESETVYRVGDLELDRLSHSVRRAGREITLQPREFRLLEYLMRHAGQVVTRTMLLENVWDYHFDPQTNVIDVHVSRLRGKIEKGFDKPILHTIRGAGYMLKGG from the coding sequence ATGAAGATTCTCGTCATGGAAGACGATCGCGAGGCGGCGGACTATATGCAGAAAGCTTTCGCCGAGGCGGGCCATACCGCCCACGTTGCCGGCGATGGCGAGACTGGTTTCGCGCTGGCCGATGCCGGTGACTATGACGTGATGGTTGTCGACCGCATGATGCCGCGCCGCGACGGTCTTTCGGTGATCGCGGCGCTCCGCTCGCGCGGCAACACCACGCCGGTGCTGATCCTGTCGGCGCTGGGCGAGGTCGACGACCGTGTTACCGGCCTCCGCGCCGGCGGCGACGACTATCTGACAAAACCCTATGCCTTTTCCGAACTGCTCGCCCGCGTCGAGGTGCTCAACCGCCGCGCCAGCGCGCGTGAGTCCGAGACCGTCTACCGTGTCGGCGATCTCGAGCTCGACCGCCTGTCGCATTCGGTCAGGCGCGCCGGCCGCGAGATCACGCTGCAGCCGCGCGAGTTCCGCCTTCTTGAATATCTGATGCGCCATGCCGGCCAGGTGGTGACGCGCACCATGCTGCTGGAAAATGTCTGGGACTATCATTTCGATCCGCAGACCAACGTCATCGACGTTCACGTCTCGCGCCTGCGCGGCAAGATCGAAAAGGGCTTCGACAAGCCGATCCTGCACACGATCCGCGGCGCCGGCTACATGCTGAAAGGTGGCTAA
- a CDS encoding Do family serine endopeptidase translates to MNIAPNSYSSTRKRLMAAVASLAVVGAVGVGALATGTAPVLADAVRVEAPQVPSFADVVEHVSPAVVSVKVKAKIQPTADDGSDNQDGFDNLPDNPQLRRFFKEFRGFGDQGGQQFGMRPFNHRNHGNGEPRPVAQGSGFFISEDGYLVTNNHVVSEGSNFTVVTNDGKELDAKLIGTDPRTDLAVLKVDGGGKFTYVDFADDSKIRIGDWVVAVGNPFGLGGTVTAGIVSARGRDIGAGPYDDFIQIDASVNRGNSGGPTFNLNGQVIGINTAIFSPSGGSVGIAFDIPASTAKQVVEDLMKNGSVQRGWLGVEIQPVTSDIAESLGLKSDKGALVSSAQDAGPGKKAGIVAGDVITQVDGKDVASPKELARMIGAYAPGKSVDVTVWRNGKDETVKVDLGTLPSSDKQASNEDSSKQSAPAAKADTLADLGLTVTKSENGKGLVVTDVDPDSDAADRGIQPGDVITSINSAEVNTTDDVSKAMTDAAKAGRKAVLMQITRDDSNRFVALPVGKG, encoded by the coding sequence ATGAATATTGCCCCCAATTCATACTCCAGCACCCGCAAGCGCCTGATGGCGGCCGTCGCGTCCCTGGCTGTCGTCGGTGCGGTCGGCGTGGGCGCGCTTGCCACCGGCACCGCCCCCGTGCTGGCCGATGCGGTGCGCGTCGAGGCCCCGCAGGTTCCGAGCTTCGCCGATGTCGTCGAGCACGTCTCGCCGGCGGTCGTCAGCGTCAAGGTCAAGGCCAAGATCCAGCCGACCGCCGATGACGGTTCCGACAATCAGGACGGCTTCGACAACCTGCCCGACAATCCGCAGCTGCGCCGCTTCTTCAAGGAGTTCCGCGGCTTCGGCGACCAGGGCGGCCAGCAGTTCGGCATGCGCCCGTTCAACCATCGCAACCACGGCAATGGCGAGCCGCGTCCGGTCGCCCAAGGCTCGGGCTTCTTCATTTCCGAGGACGGCTACCTCGTCACCAACAACCACGTCGTTTCGGAAGGCTCGAACTTCACCGTCGTCACCAATGACGGCAAGGAACTCGACGCCAAGCTGATCGGCACCGATCCGCGCACCGATCTCGCCGTGCTGAAGGTCGATGGCGGCGGCAAGTTCACCTATGTCGACTTCGCCGACGACTCCAAGATCCGCATCGGCGACTGGGTGGTGGCCGTCGGCAATCCATTCGGCCTCGGCGGCACCGTCACCGCCGGCATCGTCTCGGCCCGCGGCCGCGACATCGGCGCCGGCCCCTATGACGACTTCATCCAGATCGACGCCTCGGTCAACCGCGGCAATTCGGGCGGCCCGACCTTCAACCTCAACGGCCAGGTGATCGGCATCAACACCGCCATCTTCTCGCCGTCGGGCGGCAGCGTCGGCATCGCCTTCGACATTCCGGCCTCGACCGCCAAGCAGGTCGTGGAAGACCTGATGAAGAACGGCTCGGTGCAGCGCGGCTGGCTCGGCGTCGAGATCCAGCCGGTCACCTCCGACATCGCCGAGTCGCTCGGCCTGAAGTCCGACAAGGGCGCGCTGGTTTCGAGTGCCCAGGACGCCGGTCCCGGCAAGAAGGCAGGCATCGTCGCCGGTGACGTCATCACTCAGGTCGATGGCAAGGATGTCGCCTCGCCGAAGGAACTCGCCCGCATGATCGGTGCTTACGCGCCGGGCAAGTCGGTCGACGTCACCGTCTGGCGCAACGGCAAGGACGAGACGGTAAAGGTCGATCTCGGCACGCTGCCCTCGAGCGACAAGCAGGCCTCGAACGAGGACAGCAGCAAGCAGTCGGCGCCCGCTGCCAAGGCCGACACGCTTGCCGATCTCGGCCTCACCGTGACCAAGTCGGAAAACGGCAAGGGCCTGGTGGTGACCGATGTCGATCCGGACAGCGATGCGGCCGACCGCGGCATCCAGCCCGGCGACGTCATCACCTCGATCAACTCGGCCGAGGTCAACACCACCGACGACGTCTCCAAGGCGATGACGGATGCCGCCAAGGCGGGCCGCAAGGCCGTGCTGATGCAGATCACCCGCGACGACTCGAATCGCTTCGTCGCGCTGCCGGTCGGCAAGGGCTGA
- a CDS encoding cytochrome c-type biogenesis protein, whose amino-acid sequence MKAKFSLGLLLLLLALVFAGTAQAVRPDEVLADPALEARARALSEGLRCMVCQNQSIDESDADLARDLRILVRQRLVAGDTDQQVMDYIVSRYGEFVLLKPRFSLRNALLWGTPVLLLLAGGIFIVMSARSRRPAPDGALSAEEQAALDKLLRD is encoded by the coding sequence ATGAAAGCGAAGTTTTCGCTTGGCCTCCTGCTCCTCCTGCTGGCCCTGGTCTTCGCCGGCACGGCGCAGGCGGTGAGGCCCGACGAGGTGCTGGCCGATCCGGCGCTGGAGGCGAGGGCGCGCGCGCTGTCCGAAGGCCTGCGCTGCATGGTCTGCCAGAACCAGTCGATCGACGAATCCGACGCCGACCTTGCGCGTGACCTGCGCATCCTCGTGCGCCAGCGCCTTGTCGCCGGCGACACCGACCAGCAGGTGATGGACTACATCGTTTCGCGCTATGGCGAGTTCGTATTGTTGAAGCCGCGCTTCAGCCTGCGCAACGCGCTTTTGTGGGGCACGCCGGTGCTTCTGCTTCTGGCCGGCGGCATCTTCATCGTGATGAGCGCCCGCTCGCGTCGGCCAGCGCCGGACGGCGCTCTGAGCGCGGAGGAACAGGCGGCGCTGGACAAGCTGCTGCGCGACTGA
- a CDS encoding heme lyase CcmF/NrfE family subunit, producing MVETGHFALVLAFALSLVQMLLPLVGARSGNRRLMAVGGPVAVTGFALTALSFAALAGAYAGSDFSVANVWENSHSLQPMIYKITGTWGNHEGSMLLWVLILTFFGALVAVFGSNLPETLKANVLAVQGTIGAAFFLFILTTSNPFIRLNPAPIEGRDLNPVLQDLGLAIHPPLLYLGYVGFSICFSFSVAALIEGRIDASWARWVRPWTLVAWMFLTGGIAMGSYWAYYELGWGGFWFWDPVENASFMPWLAGTALLHSAIVMEKRSALKIWTLLLAILTFSLSLLGTFLVRSGVLTSVHAFATDPARGVFILCILTLFIGGSLALFALRASRLTAGGLFHPISREGALVLNNLFLTTATATVLVGTLYPLVLEATTGGKISVGAPFFDLTFGPLMLPLLAIVPFGPLLAWKRGDVLAASQRLMAAFALAIAAMLVTGLFIDGGSVFAALGVGIAVWLVAGALTDLAVKSGVGSVTPAVMLRRFAGLPRSVFGTALAHLGLGLTLLGIVGTLSFGTEKILTMRAGETVDLSGHTLRFEGLFPRKGPNFTEDRGRFLLISNGNADGEITSAKRFYPARQTVTTESGIRTLGLSQLYLSLGDEGKDGSVVVRLWWKPLVTLIWGGGLVMMAGAAMSLLDRRLRVGAPARRRKPAVAAATASPT from the coding sequence ATGGTTGAGACCGGACATTTCGCGCTCGTCCTCGCCTTTGCGCTGTCGCTGGTGCAGATGCTGCTTCCGCTGGTCGGCGCCCGCAGCGGCAACCGGCGGCTGATGGCGGTCGGCGGCCCGGTCGCGGTCACCGGTTTCGCGCTCACCGCGCTCTCCTTCGCCGCGCTTGCTGGCGCCTATGCCGGCTCCGACTTCTCGGTGGCAAATGTGTGGGAGAACTCCCATTCGCTGCAGCCGATGATCTACAAGATCACCGGCACCTGGGGGAACCACGAAGGCTCGATGCTGCTCTGGGTGCTGATCCTGACCTTCTTCGGCGCGCTCGTGGCCGTCTTCGGCTCCAACCTGCCGGAGACGCTCAAGGCCAATGTGCTCGCAGTGCAGGGCACAATCGGCGCCGCCTTCTTCCTGTTCATCCTGACGACGTCCAACCCCTTCATCCGGCTCAACCCGGCGCCGATCGAGGGCCGCGACCTCAACCCGGTCCTGCAGGATCTCGGCCTCGCCATCCATCCGCCGCTGCTCTATCTCGGCTATGTCGGCTTCTCGATCTGCTTTTCCTTCTCGGTCGCCGCCCTGATCGAGGGCCGCATCGACGCCTCCTGGGCGCGCTGGGTGCGGCCATGGACGCTGGTCGCCTGGATGTTCCTAACCGGCGGCATCGCCATGGGCTCGTACTGGGCCTATTACGAGCTCGGCTGGGGCGGCTTCTGGTTCTGGGATCCGGTCGAGAACGCTTCCTTCATGCCCTGGCTCGCCGGCACCGCGCTGCTCCATTCGGCGATCGTCATGGAAAAGCGCTCGGCACTGAAGATCTGGACGCTGCTGCTTGCGATCCTCACCTTCTCGCTGTCGCTGCTCGGGACGTTCCTCGTGCGCTCCGGCGTGCTGACTTCCGTGCATGCCTTCGCCACCGATCCGGCGCGGGGCGTCTTCATCTTGTGCATCCTGACGCTCTTCATCGGCGGCTCGCTGGCGCTGTTTGCCCTGCGCGCATCGCGGCTGACCGCCGGCGGCCTCTTCCACCCGATCTCGCGCGAGGGCGCGCTGGTCCTCAACAACCTCTTTCTCACCACGGCGACAGCGACGGTGCTGGTCGGCACGCTCTATCCGCTGGTGCTCGAAGCCACTACCGGCGGCAAGATTTCGGTCGGCGCGCCCTTCTTCGACCTGACCTTCGGCCCGCTGATGCTGCCGCTGCTGGCGATCGTGCCTTTCGGTCCGCTGCTTGCCTGGAAGCGCGGCGATGTGCTTGCCGCTTCCCAGCGCCTGATGGCCGCCTTCGCGCTGGCGATTGCCGCGATGCTGGTCACCGGCCTGTTCATCGACGGCGGCTCGGTCTTCGCCGCGCTCGGCGTCGGCATCGCCGTCTGGCTGGTCGCCGGCGCGCTGACCGACCTTGCCGTCAAGTCCGGCGTCGGCTCGGTGACGCCGGCCGTCATGCTGAGGCGCTTCGCCGGCCTGCCGCGCTCGGTCTTCGGCACGGCCCTTGCCCATCTCGGGTTGGGGCTCACCTTGCTCGGCATCGTCGGCACATTGTCCTTCGGCACCGAGAAGATCCTCACCATGCGCGCCGGCGAGACGGTGGACCTCTCCGGCCACACGCTGCGCTTCGAAGGGCTGTTCCCCCGAAAAGGCCCGAACTTCACCGAGGACCGCGGCCGCTTCCTGCTGATCTCAAATGGCAATGCCGACGGCGAGATCACGTCGGCAAAACGCTTCTATCCGGCGCGGCAGACCGTGACGACCGAGTCCGGCATCCGGACGCTGGGCCTCAGCCAGCTCTATCTGTCGCTCGGCGACGAGGGCAAGGACGGTTCCGTCGTCGTGCGCCTGTGGTGGAAACCGCTGGTGACGCTGATCTGGGGCGGCGGTCTGGTGATGATGGCTGGCGCCGCCATGTCGCTGCTCGACCGCCGCCTGCGCGTCGGCGCGCCCGCGAGGCGCCGCAAGCCGGCTGTTGCCGCAGCAACCGCGAGCCCGACATGA
- the ccmE gene encoding cytochrome c maturation protein CcmE: MTRKQKRLSVIIAGLAFLGAAAGLTFYALGQKASYFYMPADLATATVQPGQRIRLGGLVEKGTIVRGQGATVAFSVTDTQKSVKVTYTGILPDLFREEQGVITEGAFGPDGVFVADSVLAKHDERYMPKEVADGLKAKGVWQESKSQ; this comes from the coding sequence ATGACGCGCAAGCAGAAGCGATTGTCGGTGATCATTGCCGGTCTGGCCTTCCTGGGTGCCGCGGCCGGCCTCACCTTCTATGCGCTCGGCCAGAAGGCCTCTTATTTCTACATGCCGGCCGATCTCGCCACCGCGACCGTCCAGCCCGGCCAGCGCATCCGCCTTGGCGGCCTCGTCGAAAAGGGCACCATCGTGCGCGGCCAAGGCGCCACCGTCGCCTTTTCGGTCACCGATACGCAGAAGTCGGTCAAGGTCACCTATACAGGCATCTTGCCCGACCTGTTCCGCGAGGAGCAGGGCGTCATCACCGAGGGCGCCTTCGGCCCCGACGGTGTCTTCGTCGCCGACAGCGTTTTAGCCAAGCATGACGAGCGCTATATGCCCAAGGAAGTCGCCGACGGCCTGAAGGCCAAGGGCGTCTGGCAGGAAAGCAAGAGCCAATAA
- the ccmI gene encoding c-type cytochrome biogenesis protein CcmI, with protein MLFWVIAAILTLGASLAVLLPLAGGTEGSSAAGDHDLEVYRDQLAELDRDMARGLIQPAEAEEARAEIGRRILRLGSADQAGAAAPRASRAARLVATAAVLAVPLVSWGLYGELGSPDLPSQPLAERLAKSPADSSVDELVARAEAHLAANPSDGKGWDVLAPVYLRLQRYTDAVTAYRNAIRLDGDSAVRQAGLGEAIANAAGGIVSAEAQDAFEAALKLDPANAKASFYLAMGLAQEGKKAEAAAAWQKMLGQLPPDSPWRSAVQQALAETTGPAVATGTPVNGPDAQAVEAAQQMSPQDRQAMIETMVAGLDDRLKQNPRDEEGWMRLIRSYVVLGKADQARDALGRAVAVFGADSEQAKKFTAFAASLGVRATE; from the coding sequence ATGCTGTTCTGGGTCATAGCCGCAATCCTCACGCTGGGCGCCAGCCTGGCGGTGCTTCTGCCGCTGGCCGGCGGCACGGAAGGCTCGTCCGCGGCCGGCGATCACGACCTCGAGGTCTACCGCGACCAACTCGCCGAGCTCGACCGCGACATGGCGCGCGGGCTTATCCAGCCGGCCGAAGCCGAGGAAGCGCGCGCCGAGATCGGCCGCCGCATCCTGCGTCTCGGCTCGGCTGACCAGGCAGGCGCGGCGGCGCCGCGCGCCTCGCGAGCCGCAAGGCTTGTGGCCACCGCCGCCGTGCTGGCCGTGCCGCTGGTGAGCTGGGGGCTCTATGGCGAGCTCGGCTCGCCGGACTTGCCGTCGCAGCCATTGGCCGAACGGCTCGCCAAGAGCCCGGCCGATTCCTCGGTCGACGAACTGGTCGCCCGCGCCGAGGCCCACCTCGCCGCCAATCCGTCTGACGGCAAGGGCTGGGACGTTCTGGCGCCTGTCTATCTGCGCCTGCAGCGCTACACCGACGCGGTGACGGCCTATCGCAACGCCATCCGACTCGACGGCGACAGCGCCGTCCGGCAAGCCGGCCTCGGCGAGGCGATCGCCAATGCCGCCGGCGGCATCGTGTCGGCCGAGGCTCAGGATGCCTTCGAGGCGGCCCTGAAGCTCGACCCCGCCAACGCCAAGGCGAGCTTCTATCTGGCGATGGGCCTTGCGCAGGAAGGCAAGAAGGCCGAAGCCGCGGCCGCCTGGCAGAAGATGCTCGGCCAACTGCCGCCGGATTCGCCCTGGCGCAGCGCCGTCCAGCAGGCGCTTGCGGAAACGACCGGGCCGGCAGTGGCCACCGGGACGCCGGTCAATGGCCCTGATGCTCAAGCCGTCGAGGCTGCGCAGCAGATGTCGCCGCAGGACCGGCAGGCGATGATCGAGACCATGGTCGCCGGCCTCGACGACCGGCTGAAGCAAAATCCGCGCGACGAGGAAGGATGGATGCGGCTCATTCGTTCCTATGTCGTGCTCGGCAAGGCCGACCAGGCGCGCGACGCCCTCGGCCGCGCTGTTGCCGTCTTCGGCGCCGACAGCGAGCAAGCCAAGAAGTTCACCGCCTTTGCCGCCTCCCTCGGCGTGAGGGCGACGGAGTAA
- a CDS encoding ATP-binding protein — MGTWLSRLRLWPRSLTFRVIAFSTIWAILTLVVIFTLITTLYRQASERGFDSLLSAHLFNLIGSVGISDNGALTGSPDLGDLRFSEPNSGWYWSVEPASEGVHGEIHSSSMTTSILSPSVAEVPFNANFQRSYSTEGIKGEELEVFESEFMLDAKNRAARFRVMGNHSELEQEIASFQRRLLTYLSLFGVGMIAINAVAILLGLQPLRRVRNALAMVREGTAQRLDGRFPAEIEPLANETNALIENNRRIVERSRTQVGNLAHSLKTPLAVLINEGRALGGAKGQLISDQAASMQKQVDHYLQRARVAAQRDSVVFRTPVSPLVERMVRVLQKLNPRTKLTLSPPPAEIVFAGEREDLEELLGNLLDNAMKWAKGAVAVSVAPVAGSAGLFEIVIEDDGPGIPEDKAREVLKRGRRLDETKPGTGLGLAIVADLVNEYGGVLALERSGMGGLRAVVRLRSLQ, encoded by the coding sequence ATGGGAACGTGGCTTTCAAGGCTGCGGCTCTGGCCGCGCTCGCTGACCTTCCGCGTCATCGCCTTCTCCACCATCTGGGCGATCCTGACGCTGGTCGTCATCTTCACCCTCATCACCACGCTTTACCGCCAGGCCAGCGAGCGCGGTTTCGACAGCCTGCTTTCGGCGCATCTGTTCAACCTGATCGGTTCGGTCGGCATTTCCGACAATGGCGCGCTCACCGGCTCGCCCGACCTTGGCGACCTGCGCTTCTCCGAGCCGAATTCTGGCTGGTACTGGTCCGTTGAGCCGGCCTCCGAGGGTGTTCACGGCGAAATCCACTCCTCCTCGATGACGACCTCGATCCTGTCGCCAAGCGTCGCCGAGGTCCCCTTCAACGCGAACTTCCAGCGCAGCTACTCGACCGAGGGCATCAAGGGCGAGGAGCTCGAGGTCTTCGAGAGCGAGTTCATGCTCGACGCCAAGAACCGCGCCGCGCGCTTCCGCGTCATGGGCAACCACAGCGAGCTCGAGCAGGAGATCGCGAGCTTCCAGCGCCGCCTGCTCACTTATCTGTCGCTCTTCGGCGTCGGCATGATCGCCATCAACGCCGTCGCCATTCTTTTGGGCCTGCAGCCCTTGCGGCGCGTGCGCAATGCGCTGGCCATGGTGCGCGAGGGCACGGCGCAGCGGCTCGACGGGCGTTTTCCGGCCGAGATCGAGCCTCTCGCCAACGAGACCAATGCCCTGATCGAGAACAACAGGCGCATCGTCGAGCGCTCGCGCACGCAAGTCGGCAATCTCGCCCATTCGCTGAAGACGCCGCTTGCCGTGCTGATCAACGAAGGCCGTGCGCTGGGCGGCGCCAAAGGCCAGCTCATCTCCGATCAGGCTGCCTCGATGCAGAAGCAGGTCGACCATTATCTGCAGCGCGCGCGCGTCGCCGCCCAGCGCGACAGCGTCGTCTTCCGCACACCGGTTTCGCCGCTGGTCGAGCGCATGGTGCGCGTGCTGCAAAAGCTCAACCCGCGGACGAAGCTCACGCTGTCGCCGCCGCCCGCCGAGATCGTCTTTGCCGGCGAGCGCGAGGATCTGGAGGAATTGCTCGGCAATCTGCTCGACAACGCCATGAAATGGGCGAAGGGCGCCGTCGCCGTCTCGGTCGCCCCTGTCGCGGGAAGCGCCGGCCTGTTTGAAATCGTTATAGAGGATGACGGGCCGGGAATTCCCGAAGACAAGGCGCGAGAGGTGCTGAAGCGCGGGCGGCGGCTGGACGAGACGAAGCCGGGAACGGGGCTTGGGCTTGCCATTGTCGCCGACCTCGTCAACGAGTATGGAGGCGTCCTGGCGCTGGAACGGTCCGGCATGGGCGGCTTGAGGGCGGTGGTCAGATTGCGGAGCCTTCAGTGA
- a CDS encoding response regulator transcription factor, translating to MRVLVVEDDKDLNRQLADALVDAGYVVDRAYDGEEGHFLGDTEPYDAVVLDIGLPQMDGISVVERWRRGGRKMPVLILTARDRWSDKVAGIDAGADDYVTKPFHIEEVLARVRALIRRAAGHASSELTCGPLRLDTKASKADVNGMPLKLTSHEFRLLAYLMHHMGEVVSRTELVEHLYDQDFDRDSNTIEVFVGRLRKKMGIDMIETVRGMGYRMREPEA from the coding sequence ATGCGCGTGCTCGTCGTCGAGGATGACAAGGATCTCAACCGGCAACTGGCGGACGCGCTGGTCGACGCCGGCTATGTCGTCGACCGCGCCTATGACGGGGAGGAGGGGCATTTCCTCGGCGACACCGAGCCTTACGATGCCGTCGTGCTCGACATCGGCCTGCCGCAGATGGACGGCATCAGCGTCGTCGAGCGCTGGCGCCGTGGCGGGCGCAAGATGCCGGTGCTGATCCTGACCGCGCGCGACCGCTGGAGCGACAAGGTGGCCGGCATCGACGCCGGCGCCGATGACTATGTCACCAAGCCTTTCCACATCGAGGAAGTGCTGGCCAGGGTGAGGGCGCTGATCCGTCGCGCCGCCGGCCATGCCTCGTCCGAGCTCACCTGCGGACCGCTCAGGCTCGACACAAAGGCCTCCAAGGCCGATGTCAACGGCATGCCGCTGAAGCTCACTTCTCATGAGTTCCGTTTGCTTGCTTATCTGATGCACCATATGGGCGAGGTGGTGTCGCGCACTGAGCTGGTCGAGCATCTCTATGACCAGGATTTCGACCGCGATTCCAACACCATCGAGGTGTTTGTCGGGCGGCTTCGCAAGAAGATGGGCATCGACATGATCGAAACCGTGCGTGGCATGGGCTATCGCATGCGAGAGCCGGAGGCGTAA
- a CDS encoding ester cyclase, whose product MTSEDLADRYKGYIACLNAQDWDNLDRFVGEQVQYNGETIGLSGYRRMLEGDFQAIPDLRFNIELLVSEPPRVAARLHFDCRPKGVLFGLPVKGKRVAFAENVFYEFQDGRICEVWSVIDKGAIQAQL is encoded by the coding sequence ATGACGAGCGAGGACCTTGCCGATCGCTACAAGGGTTACATCGCCTGCCTCAACGCGCAGGACTGGGACAATCTCGACCGGTTCGTCGGCGAACAGGTGCAGTATAACGGCGAGACGATCGGGCTTTCGGGCTATCGCCGGATGCTGGAAGGCGATTTCCAGGCTATTCCGGATCTGCGTTTCAACATCGAGCTTCTGGTCTCGGAGCCGCCGCGGGTGGCGGCCCGCCTGCATTTCGACTGCAGGCCCAAGGGCGTGCTGTTCGGCCTGCCGGTGAAGGGCAAGCGCGTCGCCTTCGCCGAGAACGTCTTCTATGAATTCCAGGACGGACGGATATGCGAGGTCTGGTCGGTCATCGACAAGGGCGCCATCCAGGCTCAACTTTGA
- a CDS encoding DUF3168 domain-containing protein yields the protein MTAPGDLMQALFLRLKTDASLSALLGGAGLLERADAKAAYPHVTYGRTSAFDLETGADNDNDQLITLHVWSKAQGEAETRLIMDSIRARLDGAALSIGPRGQTRLSLEFAEARYDEDLTVHHGLLRFRALTQESA from the coding sequence ATGACGGCGCCTGGCGATTTGATGCAGGCCTTGTTCCTGAGGCTGAAGACCGACGCGTCGCTTTCGGCGCTGCTGGGCGGCGCCGGCCTGCTCGAGCGCGCCGACGCCAAGGCGGCCTATCCGCACGTCACCTACGGCCGCACCAGCGCCTTCGATCTCGAAACCGGCGCCGACAACGACAATGATCAGCTCATCACGCTGCATGTCTGGTCGAAGGCTCAAGGGGAGGCCGAGACGCGCCTCATCATGGACAGCATCAGGGCACGCCTCGACGGCGCGGCGCTCTCAATCGGCCCGCGCGGCCAGACGCGTCTGTCGCTGGAATTCGCCGAGGCGCGCTATGACGAGGACCTGACGGTCCATCACGGGCTGCTGCGCTTTCGCGCGCTGACGCAGGAAAGCGCTTGA